A region from the Triticum aestivum cultivar Chinese Spring chromosome 3D, IWGSC CS RefSeq v2.1, whole genome shotgun sequence genome encodes:
- the LOC123079257 gene encoding uncharacterized protein: protein MMSGNNQQQQSAAEEEQELARKHAAAVATSRQWSSQTESRIVRVSRVFGGKDRHSKVKTVKGLRDRRVRLSVQTAIQLYDLQDRLGLNQPSKVVDWLLNAARHEIDKLPPLQFPPHQVDLMDHMMTSSSMPLMPHVDDKFCHFASTLAGDGGVKAGADADGGGAHHNMGRFGYHRFMGLNNNLGLVNSGIPYNFTGESWNNSSVHQSGGAGSAQVSIAAAAAAHHSAFPSLLSLAPRSHQLVYYSSEADQFPVDDLGSQSLSLSSARAFHDQTGS, encoded by the coding sequence ATGATGAGCGGCAACAACCAGCAGCAGCagtcggcggcggaggaggagcaggagctaGCGCGGAAGCACGCGGCAGCGGTGGCTACGTCGCGGCAATGGTCGTCGCAGACGGAGTCACGGATAGTGCGCGTGTCGCGCGTCTTCGGCGGCAAGGACCGCCACAGCAAGGTGAAGACCGTCAAGGGTCTCCGCGACCGGCGCGTGCGGCTGTCCGTGCAGACGGCGATCCAGCTCTACGACCTGCAGGACCGGCTGGGCCTTAACCAGCCCAGCAAGGTCGTCGACTGGCTGCTCAACGCGGCCCGCCACGAGATCGACAAGCTGCCGCCGCTCCAGTTCCCGCCGCACCAGGTCGACCTCATGGACCACATGATGACCTCCTCCTCCATGCCGCTCATGCCGCACGTCGATGACAAGTTCTGTCACTTCGCGTCCACCCTCGCCGGAGATGGTGGCGTCAAGGCCGGGGCCGACGCAGACGGCGGTGGAGCTCACCACAACATGGGGAGGTTCGGCTACCACCGGTTCATGGGGCTCAACAACAACCTCGGACTGGTCAACAGCGGGATACCATACAATTTCACCGGCGAGTCATGGAATAACAGCAGTGTGCACCAGAGCGGCGGCGCTGGCTCGGCGCAGGTCTcgatcgctgccgccgccgcggctcACCACTCGGCATTCCCATCGTTACTCTCCTTGGCTCCAAGGTCGCATCAGCTGGTTTACTACTCGTCCGAGGCCGATCAGTTCCCAGTTGATGACCTGGGCTCCCAAAGCTTATCCTTGAGCTCGGCGAGAGCTTTCCATGACCAGACAGGAAGCTAG